Proteins from a single region of Scylla paramamosain isolate STU-SP2022 chromosome 13, ASM3559412v1, whole genome shotgun sequence:
- the LOC135106649 gene encoding uncharacterized protein LOC135106649, producing MAVRVRLPPPPQPPWSERGTEGRPCRLPVSPPSACRLQSLPPPSAAISCTVALRLHLLLHKPPPPADWVGRVEMLVSGSEFPPSCRPPLTGWRAPEPSPPPRSPLRIGFPLLGRLQIAPREAARPDRTPLRFTNSAPPPCLPLPHRPGLAAGGAGKGVVAALHVQRIDSVYLVTSFQVSRSL from the exons atggCAGTACGGGTGCGCCTGCCGCCACCACCTCAGCCTCCCTGGTCTGAGCGTGGCACTGAAGGCCGCCCCTGCCGCCTCCCTGTCAGCCCGCCCTCAGCCTGCCGCCTCCAGAGTCTACCGCCGCCTTCCGCCGCCATCTCCTGCACGGTTGCACTCCGCCTTCACTTGCTCCTGCACAAGCCCCCGCCGCCCGCTGATTGGGTTGGAAGGGTTGAGATGCTGGTATCAGGCTCCGAGTTCCCGCCCAGCTGCAGGCCGCCGCTGACTGGCTGGCGCGCCCCAGAGCCCTCCCCGCCGCCGCGCTCCCCGCTCCGCATTGGCTTTCCCCTC CTTGGGCGTCTGCAGATCGCGCCCCGTGAGGCTGCACGGCCTGACAGAACTCCCCTGCGGTTCACGAACAGCGCCCCGCCGCCCTGCCTCCCGCTGCCACACAGGCCGGGACTCGCTGCCGGTGGTGCAGGGAAAGGTGTTGTGGCAGCATTGCACGTCCAAAGAATAGACTCTGTGTACCTG GTGACAAGTTTTCAAGTGTCTAGGAGTCTTTAG